AAATACCACCGGCTCGCGGCGTGTCGCTCGTTCCTATTTCCTGTTTCCTCTTTCCTGTTTCCTCTTCCCTCTTCCCCCCTACTGCAAATACCCCAGGCTTTTCAGCTCGTCGGCAAGGTCATCCGGGATTTCGTTTTCGCTCACCTTCGCGCGCTCCCTGGCATTGTGCGCGTCGAGCATCTGCTGCATGCCGGCGGCGCGCCCGAGCGACGCTTTGTAGAGATCGCGCTTCTCGCGCGGGTCGGCCTTCAGGTCAAACAGCTCGACCGCCTGCGCCTCGCGGTCGTGGATGTATTTCCAGTCCTGATCGAGCACGCCGCGCTTGTCGGCAAAACGCAGCGTCTCCGCGAAAATGGTGCGGTCCTTCCCCTTCACGAATCGATCGCCCGCCGACTCGATCGGCCGGCCCTGAAACGATTCCGGCGCGTCGATTTCGAGCAGCGCAAGGAACGTCGGCGCCACATCCACATGCCATAACACGGTGTCCACGCGCCCAGGGGCGAAGCCCGGGGCGTGCAGAATAAACGGAACGCGCAGCACCTCCTCGTATAACGTCTTTGAATGCCGCGTGCCGCCGTGATCGCCGAACTCCTCGCCGTGATCCGCGACGATAGCGATGACGCTGTCGTCAAACCGGCCCGCCGCCTTCAGATGATCGAGCAGGCGCCCCAGATGCCGGTCCGTGTAGGCGATCTCGCTGTCGTACCGGTCGACGGCGCGGCGGCCGAAATCGAATTCCTCATGACGCAGATAGTCGTTGTGCGGATCGAAATAGTGGACCCACAGAAAAAACGGGCCTGCGTCGAGGCGGTCCACCGCCTCGATCGCCAGGTCGGTGACCTCTTTCGACGACGCAATCGATTTCGACTCGCCCAACTTGAGAACCGACGTATCGAATCGATCAAAGCCCTGGTTGAAGCCGTATTTCGGCCGGAAGATGACGTGGCTGACGACCGCCTCCGTGTCGTAGCCTTCTTCGTTCAAGACTTCCGCGAGCGTCAGGAGGCGACCTTCGAGCGGATGTTTCCATTCCGCGATGCCGTGGTCCCGGGGCGGAAGCGACGTGAACATCGACGCCGTTGCGGGCATCGTCCAGGGGCTCGGGCTATACATCCGCTCAAAGACCGTCGCCTGGGCGGCGAAGCGGTCGATGTTCCGCGAGGTCGGGCGGGCATAGCCGTAGACGCCAAGGTGATCGGCGCGCAAGGTGTCGATGACGATGAATACGAGGTTCGGTTTGGGACCGAAAAGATCGCGGACGATTTCGCAACCGCTCGCAAGGGCGGCGGCGGCAACGATGACGGCGGCGGTGCAAAGACGCTTCAACATGACCGGTGGACAACTTAGCACGTGGATTCGTCGCCGCAATCCTACTGGCACGCCTCGGCTTCGCCCACGACAACGGCCGAAACGAACGTGAGCGACTCGCCTGCAATCGCCAGCGTCGCGACGCCGTCCGTGACATCAACCGGCTCACCTTCGGGCATCGCCATGTTGCCGGCCTCGTCCACCGCGACCCCATTGATAAACGCAAGGCGGCCCGCAAGACCGCCGGGTGATGTCAGATCGAAACGCACGGCGCTTTCGATCGCGGCGCCGGAAAGCTCGACAATCGCCTCGCGCGCCTTCGCCTGGGGATTCGCGATCACGATCGTGACGCGCCCGCTCTCGGTACCGCAGAAGCCGTGCGCCTTGAGCGTGTGTCGAAGCGTGGTCGTTTTCAGGTGCGCCTTCGCGACGAAGTTTTTGTAAAGCCAGATCGTGTACCAGGTCGGGTACGGCTCCCACGTGTCGTGTTCGACGATCCCGTAACGCAGTCCTGCGAGCGACTGCCGCACGAACGTGCCCGTCCCCTCCGAGGCGAGCACGCCGATCCAGTCGGCCCACCACAGCGCGTCGGCCAGGCGATTGGACACGCCGTCCTGCCCGCCGCATTGCGCCGACGCGCTTTCACCCAGAAACACCGGCACGTCCTTCGCGGCTGTCTTGAAATCGCTTGCGTACGCGCGGGACGTTTCCACGATGTTCTCGTCGAACAGATTTTCCGCTGTCGCGGG
Above is a genomic segment from bacterium containing:
- a CDS encoding sulfatase-like hydrolase/transferase, with amino-acid sequence MLKRLCTAAVIVAAAALASGCEIVRDLFGPKPNLVFIVIDTLRADHLGVYGYARPTSRNIDRFAAQATVFERMYSPSPWTMPATASMFTSLPPRDHGIAEWKHPLEGRLLTLAEVLNEEGYDTEAVVSHVIFRPKYGFNQGFDRFDTSVLKLGESKSIASSKEVTDLAIEAVDRLDAGPFFLWVHYFDPHNDYLRHEEFDFGRRAVDRYDSEIAYTDRHLGRLLDHLKAAGRFDDSVIAIVADHGEEFGDHGGTRHSKTLYEEVLRVPFILHAPGFAPGRVDTVLWHVDVAPTFLALLEIDAPESFQGRPIESAGDRFVKGKDRTIFAETLRFADKRGVLDQDWKYIHDREAQAVELFDLKADPREKRDLYKASLGRAAGMQQMLDAHNARERAKVSENEIPDDLADELKSLGYLQ